A DNA window from Flammeovirga agarivorans contains the following coding sequences:
- the folD gene encoding bifunctional methylenetetrahydrofolate dehydrogenase/methenyltetrahydrofolate cyclohydrolase FolD has protein sequence MQLIDGKATSNAIKKEIAEEVRKLTAEGGKKPHLAAILVGEDGASRTYVNHKVKSCEQVGFTSSLYKFDADITEEDLLKTIKELNNNDDIDGFIVQLPLPKHINETKVTEAIDPNKDVDGFHPTNLGKMMLGLPTFLPATPYGIVQLLDRYGIETSGKKCVIIGRSHIVGTPMSLLMSRNAKVGNCTVTLTHSRTQNLKEECQQADILIVALGRAEFVTADMVKEGAVVVDVGITRIDDPSKKSGFSLKGDVKFDEVAEKASWITPVPGGVGPMTVVSLLMNTLEAARRKSVKESV, from the coding sequence ATGCAACTAATTGACGGAAAAGCAACTTCAAATGCAATCAAAAAAGAAATTGCTGAGGAAGTAAGAAAACTGACTGCCGAAGGAGGCAAGAAACCACATTTAGCCGCTATTTTAGTTGGTGAGGACGGTGCGAGTAGAACGTATGTTAACCATAAAGTAAAATCTTGTGAGCAAGTAGGTTTTACTTCATCGTTATACAAGTTTGATGCAGACATCACAGAAGAAGATCTTCTAAAAACAATCAAAGAGTTAAACAATAATGATGATATCGACGGATTTATTGTTCAACTTCCACTACCTAAACACATCAACGAAACAAAAGTAACGGAAGCAATCGACCCTAATAAAGATGTTGATGGTTTCCACCCAACAAACTTGGGTAAGATGATGTTAGGTCTTCCAACTTTCCTTCCTGCCACTCCATATGGTATTGTTCAATTATTGGATCGTTATGGTATCGAGACTTCAGGAAAGAAATGTGTAATTATTGGTAGATCTCATATTGTAGGTACGCCAATGAGTCTTTTGATGTCTAGAAATGCAAAAGTAGGTAACTGTACAGTAACTCTAACACATAGTAGAACACAAAACTTAAAAGAGGAATGTCAGCAAGCTGATATCCTTATTGTAGCTTTAGGTAGAGCTGAGTTTGTAACTGCTGATATGGTAAAAGAAGGAGCTGTAGTTGTAGACGTTGGAATTACAAGAATTGATGATCCTTCCAAAAAATCTGGTTTCAGCCTTAAAGGTGATGTGAAGTTTGACGAGGTAGCTGAAAAAGCTTCTTGGATTACTCCAGTACCAGGTGGCGTAGGTCCAATGACAGTTGTTTCATTATTAATGAACACTTTGGAAGCTGCAAGAAGAAAATCTGTTAAGGAATCAGTATAG
- a CDS encoding T9SS type A sorting domain-containing protein, protein MRTTLFLLLKLILILLVNPAEANIHFSFDQTINTESTFTDGAGIYVDPGVTLTITENVTFNGNLTLQNGASLIVTNGAFVSISVNLNLNNSTLTISQNSIVDVINGQLNLQGYGGNTDKVVIDNAALFVDEIHAQNIGGHEIELNNNSLLLVNDFIQYNQTLTTNTKNGAVVVGNNVQGANVNLDFGDSCGDLDGSFSCDTFERSSADIADISRIIQYGRQEIVAGTDFNTVVDYIQGGGDFEDGYDLPVELVLFEGYIKDNTTNIIWETATEENSDYFILYYSNDKKNWKEVNRVNAAGNSNGLLQYQIIHEIESEVSVHYYKLHQIDFDGREEVFEEIMIRSQYEFAEPSFTIKNASVHLDFLDNTSQKHIEIYDVIGNLVVSRDETESQISIQSINKGKIYILKAMYGRQYYIKKFVILN, encoded by the coding sequence ATGAGAACTACTTTATTTCTTTTATTAAAATTAATTCTCATTCTGCTTGTTAATCCAGCAGAAGCCAATATTCATTTTTCTTTTGATCAAACAATTAATACAGAAAGTACTTTTACAGATGGGGCAGGGATATATGTCGACCCAGGAGTAACTTTAACCATAACAGAAAATGTGACTTTCAATGGAAACTTAACGTTGCAAAATGGTGCATCATTAATTGTAACCAATGGTGCATTTGTTAGCATATCTGTTAATTTGAATCTTAATAATTCAACACTTACTATTTCTCAGAATAGTATTGTAGATGTGATTAATGGTCAATTGAATCTGCAAGGTTACGGTGGAAATACTGATAAAGTAGTAATCGATAATGCAGCATTGTTTGTAGATGAAATCCATGCACAAAATATCGGTGGACATGAAATTGAATTGAATAATAACAGTTTGTTACTTGTCAACGATTTCATTCAATACAATCAAACACTTACTACTAATACTAAAAATGGAGCAGTCGTAGTAGGAAACAATGTTCAAGGAGCTAATGTCAATTTAGATTTTGGTGATAGTTGTGGGGATTTAGACGGTAGTTTCTCATGTGATACTTTTGAACGAAGTAGTGCAGATATAGCTGACATTTCTAGAATTATTCAATATGGGCGTCAAGAAATTGTTGCGGGTACAGACTTTAACACTGTAGTAGATTACATACAAGGCGGAGGAGATTTTGAAGATGGATATGATTTGCCTGTTGAGCTAGTTCTTTTTGAAGGTTATATAAAAGACAATACTACTAATATAATTTGGGAAACAGCTACGGAAGAAAACAGTGATTATTTTATACTTTATTACTCAAATGATAAAAAGAATTGGAAAGAGGTAAATAGAGTAAATGCGGCAGGTAATTCGAATGGTTTACTTCAATATCAAATAATTCATGAGATAGAGTCAGAAGTATCAGTACATTACTATAAGTTACATCAAATTGATTTCGATGGTAGAGAAGAAGTGTTTGAGGAAATTATGATACGTTCTCAGTACGAGTTTGCCGAACCTTCATTTACTATAAAAAATGCATCTGTTCATTTAGACTTTCTAGATAATACATCACAGAAACATATTGAGATATATGATGTAATCGGAAATCTTGTTGTTAGTCGTGATGAAACCGAGTCGCAAATTTCTATTCAATCGATAAATAAGGGCAAAATATATATTTTAAAGGCCATGTATGGTCGACAGTATTACATCAAAAAGTTTGTGATATTAAATTAA